One part of the Truepera radiovictrix DSM 17093 genome encodes these proteins:
- the deoC gene encoding deoxyribose-phosphate aldolase, whose protein sequence is MTVQETPQATPNGTPDAASYPAFHPTHGVRNPGTALELDWVRGAQVNRSAVERRVATLPGRRTVKNVHQAAWLLKAVSCIDLTTLAGDDTPGRVRRLCAKARRPVREDLLEALGMTGLTVGAVCVYPTMVPHAVRALSGSGVPVASVATGFPAGLTPMPQRLEEIRYAVAEGAAEIDIVVTRAFVLTGDWEALYDEVRTFREACGEAHLKAILATGELGTLRNVYKASLVAMMAGADFIKTSTGKEAENATPEVSLVMVRAIRDYLERTGYEVGFKPAGGIRTAKEALLWLSLTKEELGRAWLEPGRFRFGASSLLGDIERQLEHFVTGRYSAAYRHPLA, encoded by the coding sequence ATGACGGTTCAAGAGACCCCACAAGCAACCCCGAACGGTACGCCGGACGCTGCCTCCTACCCTGCCTTTCACCCCACCCACGGGGTTCGCAACCCCGGCACGGCGCTCGAGCTCGACTGGGTGCGCGGCGCCCAGGTCAACCGGAGCGCCGTCGAGCGCCGCGTCGCCACGCTCCCCGGGCGCCGCACCGTGAAAAACGTTCACCAGGCCGCGTGGCTCCTCAAAGCGGTGAGCTGCATCGACCTCACCACCCTCGCCGGCGACGACACGCCGGGCCGCGTGCGGCGCCTCTGCGCCAAAGCGCGCCGCCCCGTGCGCGAGGACCTCCTAGAGGCGCTCGGGATGACGGGGCTTACCGTCGGCGCGGTCTGCGTCTACCCCACGATGGTGCCCCACGCGGTGCGCGCGCTCTCCGGCTCCGGCGTTCCCGTCGCGTCGGTCGCGACGGGTTTTCCGGCGGGGCTCACGCCCATGCCCCAGCGCCTGGAGGAGATCCGCTACGCCGTCGCCGAGGGGGCGGCTGAGATCGACATCGTCGTGACGCGCGCGTTCGTGTTGACCGGGGACTGGGAAGCCTTGTACGACGAAGTCAGGACCTTCCGTGAGGCCTGCGGCGAGGCGCACCTCAAAGCCATTTTGGCAACGGGCGAGCTCGGCACTCTGCGCAACGTCTACAAGGCGTCCTTGGTCGCCATGATGGCCGGGGCGGACTTTATCAAGACCTCGACCGGCAAGGAGGCCGAGAACGCCACCCCGGAGGTGAGCCTGGTCATGGTGCGCGCCATCCGCGACTACCTGGAGCGCACGGGCTACGAGGTCGGGTTTAAACCCGCCGGGGGCATCCGCACGGCCAAAGAGGCGCTCTTGTGGCTCTCGCTGACGAAAGAGGAGCTGGGGCGGGCGTGGCTCGAGCCCGGACGCTTCCGCTTCGGCGCGAGCAGCCTTTTGGGTGATATCGAACGGCAGCTCGAGCACTTCGTCACCGGGCGCTACTCGGCCGCGTACCGGCACCCGCTAGCGTGA
- a CDS encoding YihY/virulence factor BrkB family protein: protein MDVLRIFSRAAMVWSSHNAPRLGAALAFYTVLSLAPLLFVAVGMTSVFLSQAEVQAGIIAQVSRAVGEENAAIIAVLELLFRNIFDAYARPTTGVLASLGGFAGVLFGASLVLLELRASLNTIWGIQAEVASKREGVLRFLKNRVISVLMVFGLGFSLLVLVVLNTYLSASAALLQGRVPVVMLQRLETTLSLGLIFAFFLFVFKVLPSAKVQWREVWLGALVSTLLFAFGRYLIGAYLANSALSSAYGAAGSFVLVLLFVFYSAQILFFGAALCRAQRERARVYPA, encoded by the coding sequence GTGGACGTGTTGCGTATCTTTAGCCGCGCTGCGATGGTCTGGTCGTCGCACAACGCACCCCGCTTGGGGGCGGCGCTGGCTTTTTACACCGTGCTGTCGCTTGCACCGCTCCTTTTCGTCGCGGTCGGGATGACGAGCGTCTTTCTGAGCCAAGCGGAGGTGCAAGCGGGGATCATCGCCCAAGTCAGCCGCGCGGTCGGCGAGGAAAACGCTGCGATCATCGCGGTGCTCGAGTTGCTCTTTCGCAACATCTTCGACGCCTACGCTCGGCCGACGACCGGGGTGCTCGCCTCGCTCGGCGGTTTTGCGGGGGTGCTCTTCGGCGCTTCGCTCGTGCTCCTCGAGCTGCGCGCGTCCTTAAACACCATCTGGGGGATCCAGGCGGAGGTCGCCTCGAAACGCGAGGGCGTGTTGCGCTTTCTGAAAAACCGCGTTATCTCGGTGCTGATGGTTTTCGGCCTCGGCTTTTCGCTGCTCGTGCTCGTTGTGCTCAACACCTACCTCAGCGCGTCGGCGGCGCTTTTGCAGGGCCGGGTGCCGGTGGTGATGCTGCAACGCCTCGAGACGACCCTCAGCCTGGGCCTCATCTTCGCCTTTTTCCTCTTTGTCTTTAAAGTGCTGCCTTCTGCCAAGGTGCAGTGGCGCGAGGTGTGGCTAGGGGCGCTGGTGAGCACCCTGCTCTTCGCCTTCGGGCGCTACCTCATCGGGGCGTACCTCGCCAACAGCGCCCTGAGCAGCGCCTACGGGGCGGCGGGGTCGTTCGTGCTGGTCTTGCTGTTTGTCTTCTACTCCGCGCAGATCCTCTTTTTCGGCGCGGCCTTGTGCCGCGCGCAGCGCGAGCGGGCGCGCGTCTACCCGGCTTAG
- a CDS encoding type II toxin-antitoxin system VapC family toxin, whose amino-acid sequence MVTLDTNVVSALITGHEEVVARWKQARLAGAQVKLNAISYYEMRRGLVLPRFARKFAAFERLVSLQGLLLLDRPALDVAASIYQDLRSRGTLLEDADILIAAVALANGATLATRNLKHFSRIEGLKLESWEA is encoded by the coding sequence ATGGTCACGCTCGATACCAACGTCGTCTCAGCGCTTATTACCGGCCACGAGGAGGTGGTCGCGCGGTGGAAGCAAGCGCGCCTGGCTGGCGCGCAGGTAAAGCTCAACGCCATCAGCTACTACGAGATGCGGCGGGGGTTGGTTCTGCCCCGCTTCGCACGCAAGTTCGCAGCTTTCGAGCGCTTGGTCAGCCTACAGGGCTTGTTGCTGCTCGACCGCCCTGCTTTGGATGTCGCCGCGAGCATCTATCAAGACCTCCGCAGTAGGGGTACCCTTTTGGAGGACGCTGACATCTTGATTGCGGCTGTTGCCCTTGCGAACGGAGCGACCCTTGCCACCCGTAACCTCAAACACTTCTCCCGTATTGAGGGACTCAAGCTCGAGTCCTGGGAGGCGTAG
- a CDS encoding DUF4388 domain-containing protein: MNVLVVTADDPQARALWARFYKRLLGDLVFRHASSVPEALAQMRAELPDVVVSARETGGVGALEVLQRVRGETKLREVPLILLDEALLGRLSPSRLEAILAADAHPADVLEAAFTLLITNGRFREAARAPHAPSDAGHPSRGCALARRHYAPRGREVKVSGTLEVMSLFDLVLSLTQKRNSGRLYLLLAGVEALLVFQQGRFVHAEYEQETGETALLHIFLEAERHPEAEFFFEPSPPLPQEGMTLHAPVQELLLKVAVALDHRRNVAAPGVQT, encoded by the coding sequence ATGAACGTCCTTGTGGTGACGGCCGACGACCCTCAGGCGCGAGCGCTCTGGGCGCGCTTTTACAAACGCCTGCTCGGCGATCTCGTCTTCCGGCACGCGAGCAGCGTCCCCGAAGCGCTCGCGCAGATGCGCGCCGAGCTCCCCGACGTCGTGGTGAGCGCTCGGGAGACCGGCGGCGTCGGGGCGCTCGAGGTGTTGCAGCGCGTGCGGGGGGAGACCAAACTCCGCGAGGTGCCCCTCATCCTGCTCGATGAGGCGCTCTTAGGCCGCCTGTCGCCCTCGCGCCTCGAGGCGATCCTCGCCGCCGACGCCCACCCCGCCGACGTGCTCGAGGCGGCCTTTACGCTGCTCATTACCAACGGCCGCTTTCGCGAGGCGGCGCGCGCCCCCCACGCGCCCAGCGACGCCGGCCACCCCTCACGCGGCTGCGCCTTAGCGCGGCGCCACTACGCCCCGCGCGGCCGCGAGGTCAAGGTGAGCGGCACGCTCGAGGTGATGTCGCTCTTTGACCTCGTCTTGTCGCTGACGCAAAAGCGCAACTCGGGGCGCCTCTACCTGCTGCTAGCGGGCGTCGAGGCACTTTTGGTCTTTCAGCAGGGGCGCTTCGTCCACGCCGAATACGAACAGGAGACGGGCGAAACGGCCCTGCTGCACATCTTTTTGGAGGCCGAGCGCCACCCCGAGGCGGAGTTTTTCTTCGAACCCTCTCCCCCGTTGCCGCAGGAGGGGATGACGCTCCACGCACCCGTGCAGGAGCTGCTCCTCAAGGTCGCCGTGGCCCTCGACCACCGGCGTAACGTCGCCGCTCCAGGGGTGCAAACGTAG
- the mutL gene encoding DNA mismatch repair endonuclease MutL: MAPIRRLPPEVVREIAAGEVVTAPADVLKELLENALDAGATRLEVALDGGGTERVAVRDNGAGIPAAELPRAVEAHSTSKLSGEDAGAALRALCTLGFRGEGLYAIRHAARLCLTSRPAAQLGGASLEAFGDEVALRTHPAPQGTLAVVTDLFARLPARRAALGSASAESRRALALLSRYLLHHPHLHVSLEQDGETRWRYAGGGFREAVKFLWGAVTANRLLGVAAEGEGYALAGLLSRPELSRPRRDRLLLAVNGRPVEWDEELLKAVTHAYRELLRAGHFPVGVLNLTVPPEQVLVNTAPDKSRVRFLAPEALAAFLREAVRATLGANPLAPSLPELQAPPALFAAPRHRFPALRYLGVYRELYLLAEGEGQLWVVDQHAAHERVLFEELERRYRQEPPVELPAPELLPLSPEEEATYAARREALRAAGLELEPFGGGRYRVRRVPAFLLGHPELLPGVVSGALGRRGADEAWRAVLARLACLPAIKAGRTLKDPQALLDALARCETPWACPHGRPTALVLSELELARRFGRRGVRAVPAAPPDTPEVPLALQPE, encoded by the coding sequence ATGGCGCCGATCCGCCGCCTGCCCCCCGAGGTGGTGCGCGAGATCGCCGCCGGCGAGGTCGTCACCGCGCCCGCGGACGTCCTCAAAGAGCTCCTGGAGAACGCCCTCGACGCCGGCGCCACGCGCCTCGAGGTGGCCCTGGATGGGGGCGGCACCGAGCGCGTCGCCGTGCGCGACAACGGCGCCGGCATCCCCGCAGCGGAGCTGCCGCGCGCGGTCGAAGCGCACAGCACCTCGAAGCTCTCGGGGGAGGACGCCGGGGCCGCTTTGCGCGCGCTCTGCACCCTGGGGTTTCGGGGGGAGGGGCTCTACGCCATCCGCCACGCCGCGCGGCTCTGCTTGACGAGCCGCCCCGCAGCGCAGCTCGGTGGCGCCTCGTTGGAGGCCTTTGGCGACGAGGTCGCGCTCCGCACCCACCCCGCCCCGCAGGGGACGCTCGCGGTGGTGACCGACCTCTTCGCGCGGCTTCCGGCGCGCCGCGCCGCGCTGGGGTCGGCGAGCGCCGAAAGCCGGCGCGCGCTCGCGCTCCTGTCGCGCTACCTCCTGCACCACCCGCACCTGCACGTCAGCCTCGAGCAAGACGGTGAGACCCGTTGGCGCTACGCCGGGGGCGGGTTTCGCGAGGCCGTCAAGTTCCTCTGGGGAGCGGTGACGGCCAACCGCCTGCTCGGCGTCGCCGCCGAAGGGGAGGGGTACGCGCTCGCGGGGCTCCTCTCGCGCCCCGAGCTCTCCCGCCCGCGGCGCGACCGCCTGCTGCTAGCCGTCAACGGGCGCCCGGTCGAGTGGGACGAGGAGCTCCTCAAAGCCGTCACCCACGCCTACCGCGAGCTGCTCCGCGCCGGGCACTTCCCCGTCGGCGTCCTCAACCTCACCGTGCCCCCCGAGCAGGTGCTGGTCAACACCGCGCCCGACAAGAGCCGCGTGCGCTTTTTGGCGCCCGAAGCGCTCGCCGCGTTTTTGCGCGAGGCCGTGCGGGCGACCCTAGGCGCCAACCCCTTGGCGCCGAGCCTGCCGGAGCTGCAGGCGCCGCCGGCGCTCTTCGCGGCGCCGCGCCACCGCTTCCCGGCGCTGCGCTACCTCGGGGTCTACCGCGAGCTCTACCTGCTCGCCGAGGGCGAGGGGCAGCTCTGGGTCGTCGACCAGCACGCGGCCCACGAGCGGGTGCTCTTCGAGGAGCTGGAGCGCCGCTACCGCCAAGAGCCCCCCGTCGAGCTCCCCGCCCCCGAGCTGCTGCCCCTCTCACCGGAGGAGGAGGCGACCTACGCGGCGCGCCGCGAGGCGCTCCGCGCCGCCGGGCTCGAGCTCGAGCCCTTCGGCGGCGGCCGCTACCGCGTGCGGCGCGTACCCGCCTTTTTGCTCGGCCACCCCGAGCTGCTCCCCGGCGTCGTCAGCGGCGCCCTCGGCCGCCGCGGGGCCGACGAGGCGTGGCGCGCGGTCCTCGCGCGGCTCGCCTGCTTGCCCGCGATCAAAGCGGGGCGCACCCTAAAGGACCCGCAGGCGCTGCTCGACGCGCTCGCGCGCTGCGAGACGCCCTGGGCTTGCCCCCACGGCCGCCCGACGGCGCTGGTTTTAAGCGAGCTCGAGCTCGCGCGCCGCTTCGGTCGGCGGGGGGTGCGGGCGGTGCCCGCGGCGCCCCCTGACACCCCCGAGGTGCCGCTGGCGCTGCAGCCAGAGTAG